A window of Phycisphaerae bacterium genomic DNA:
CGGCATGCCCTCGGGGTCGCACCATCGATACGCAAAGGTCTGGACTCCGCAAGGGACCTCCCAGACGTTCGGATCGCCGGCCACAGGCCCCAGGACGGGCAGTCCGTCAAACAAACCCGGCGCGTTGGGGTCGCCGCCGTGCCGATCGAGGAAGGCTCGGGTAAAGTCCGGCTGAGCCGGGCAGGCCTGGTCGGCCAGCAGGTACATCGGCCGGCCGAGGACTGCCGCCGCAAACACCAGCAGACAGATCGTAAAATCGCGGAATCGTGGACGCATCGTCATAGTCACTCCGGTCAATAAGGTCAATACGGTCAATCGGGTCACACCCGGCTGAGCGATTCGATCTCCCGGCACAGCCGCTCGAACTCGCCCGGCGGGTCACAACGGGCCGGCGACGACGCAGGACCCGCCGCCGCCGGCCCCACAGACGAAAGATCATCGTCATCGAGCAGGTCCGTCACCTTGTAATGGTGGCACCGCACGCTCGGATCGCACAGGATCCGATAGCCGCACGCGTGCACGCGATCGGAGAAGAACACGTCCCCGGACCGCTTGACGTACTCCAAGTCCTCGACAGGCTGATCCACGTATTCTCGAAAGAACCAGGGATAGCCCAGATGATCCAAGACGCCGCGTTCGACCAGGACGGTGGTACCGCCGACGTGCCGGACCGGGAAAGGCCTTGCAGGCAACGGCACATCCCTGGGCCACCAGTCGCCGGGGGCGTCGGCGCGGATGTTCCAGAATCTCGCTCCGCGCCGCCGGATCGGAGTCACACCGCAGGCCACCGGGGCCCGGAGGGCCAGCAGCCGCTCCACCGCGTCGGGCGGCGGCACGGTGTCGGAGTCCAGGAAGAAGAAGTGCCGCACGTAGGGCTCCCGGGCCAGGGCCTCGGCGATCGCCGCGTTGCGGTTGGCGTCGCAGCTATCCCCACAAGGGTTGGCCACATCGACGTTCGAGTACCGGCGACACAGGGCCGCCAGCCAGAGCGTCACGCGCCCGTCCACCAGGGGATGACGGGGCGCCGGGAGCACGACGAGCAGCTTGTCCATCTTATTCCTTCGCGTACAGATAGTGGATGTCCACCGTGTCGGTGGTGGCCAGGGCATGGGCCGAGTTGATGCCCATCGTGGCGTAGATGTCGGTATCGTTCGTCAGGGGCTTATTGATCTGTTCGCGGGCCGGATAGAGGACCTGCGTTTTGGTCGTCGCCAGCGCCGTCGTGGTGCCCAGCGCATCCGTGTCGCCGGCGTAGCCGATCTTCAGGATGCCGGTATCGCTGCCGTTGTATCGGAGAATGCCGAACAGCGGGATCGCCCCTTTGGGCATCTTGCCCAGATAGATGATGTCGCCGCTGACGACACGGGCCCCGGTATACTCTTCGGTCATCGACCGCACAACGCCCCCGGACTGCTCGGCCTTGAGCAGGTTGCTGGGCGTCAGGGACGCCAGAATGGTCGCGTTGGTGCCGTATTTTGTAGCCATATTCGTTATTCGTTCCTTTCTTTACGGTCCTGAGGGGACCGGACTATTGATCGGTTGTCACTTCATCAGGGCGCGGCCTTGAGCAGGATCTCGACGACGGCCGGGCCTTCATTTCTTTACGGTCCTGAGGGGACCGGACTATTGATCGGTTGTCACTTCATCAGGGCGCGGCCTTGAGCAGGATCTCGACGACGGCCGGGCCTTCATTGCGTTCGGCGCCGACCTCGAGGGTGCACAGCACCTGATCGGCGTCCTTCTCCGGGATGCGTTCGATGACGGTCCGCACATCGCCGCCGATCCCGAAGGTCACTGCGCCTTCGGCGAAGGCGTAACTGCGGATGCAGTTGGTGTCGATGGAGTGCATTCGCAGGCCGGTGCCCGTGGCGCGGTACTCGATCGGGATGACGAAGAAGCCCAGGATCTGCTCGATCCGGCCGGTCTTGATGTCACGTACCACCTTCATTTCATCGCCGCTGAGCGTCTTGTCCTCCAGCAGGTTGTTGATGTTGTAGTTGTTGGTCACGAGGTACCGACGTCGGTCGGGATCGATCTCCGCGGCATCCAGCAGGTTCTTGGCCGTCACGAGCTTGGAGTACGTCAACGCGGTCTCGGTCGTGTTCGAGGCGTTCGATCCGGCGGCGACCACCGTCCCGTCGCCATTGATGATCCGGCACTCGCCGACGTCGTAGTTGTTGATGAGCGTGGTCCCGGCCTCTCCGCCGTGGGCGACGCC
This region includes:
- a CDS encoding phage capsid protein, giving the protein MSYTVTQAMTEQFSASVIMLSQQKTSRLQQACQVAQVVGKSFYAERLGTAEMRERTARHADIPLSEFEHSRRKGTIHDMACRHLIDRADTEKMIIDPHGKYVQNCVAAANRAKDMWIIEALGGVAHGGEAGTTLINNYDVGECRIINGDGTVVAAGSNASNTTETALTYSKLVTAKNLLDAAEIDPDRRRYLVTNNYNINNLLEDKTLSGDEMKVVRDIKTGRIEQILGFFVIPIEYRATGTGLRMHSIDTNCIRSYAFAEGAVTFGIGGDVRTVIERIPEKDADQVLCTLEVGAERNEGPAVVEILLKAAP